A genomic window from Ilyobacter polytropus DSM 2926 includes:
- a CDS encoding lycopene cyclase domain-containing protein, with product MGILKYDFLVLSLIFLIPGAIIFTLRKDLRTTIKKMSLISLPFALAEKLFYPSYWDPNFLLDLGNRIGFGLEDFIFVVSLASFTSTVYAFTFRKKYIKNNAEDSGLFLRRIFFISLFVIALIILSLWMTIPIIYSAVFIMIFVPLIIVFKRPDFLGPGFWGGILSAFVYFILCLIFGQIYPGVFVKIWNTDLLLDKYFMRVPLEELIYGFGAGFCATIIYPYIFNYKFGS from the coding sequence GTGGGAATTTTAAAATATGATTTTTTAGTTTTATCTTTAATATTTCTAATTCCTGGTGCGATTATATTTACTCTTAGAAAAGACTTGAGAACAACGATAAAAAAAATGTCTCTGATTTCCCTTCCCTTTGCTCTAGCAGAAAAATTGTTTTATCCTAGCTACTGGGATCCAAATTTTCTTCTAGACCTTGGAAATAGGATCGGATTTGGCTTAGAGGATTTTATTTTTGTAGTTTCATTGGCATCTTTTACATCTACAGTATATGCTTTTACTTTTAGGAAAAAATATATAAAAAATAATGCTGAAGACTCTGGCTTATTTTTAAGAAGAATATTTTTTATTTCACTATTTGTAATAGCTCTCATTATATTATCTTTATGGATGACTATCCCTATTATATACAGTGCAGTTTTTATAATGATATTTGTTCCGTTAATAATAGTTTTTAAAAGACCTGATTTTTTAGGCCCAGGTTTTTGGGGAGGAATTCTTTCGGCTTTTGTGTATTTTATTTTATGCCTCATTTTTGGCCAGATATATCCTGGTGTATTTGTAAAAATATGGAATACTGACTTGTTATTGGATAAATATTTTATGAGAGTTCCCTTAGAGGAATTGATCTACGGATTTGGTGCAGGCTTCTGTGCAACAATAATTTATCCCTATATTTTTAATTATAAATTTGGGAGTTGA
- a CDS encoding ATP--cob(I)alamin adenosyltransferase, with the protein MHCFPDICYKSKVCDLTDEIDILSSFAGQAFGQCEDKKIKEDLLKILNLTYKLMGNLRDNCDFLKEDKLILKEIKNRYDKKGEKIRKYIFILPQGDLLAGNLHICRSMSKKISRMFSKAKNEITFEAIEIEESINMLSDIFIIWFFV; encoded by the coding sequence ATGCATTGTTTTCCAGATATATGCTACAAGAGTAAAGTTTGTGATTTGACAGATGAGATAGATATACTTTCCTCCTTTGCAGGACAGGCCTTTGGCCAATGTGAAGACAAAAAAATAAAAGAAGACCTTCTAAAAATATTAAATCTTACCTACAAACTTATGGGAAATTTGAGAGATAACTGTGATTTTTTAAAAGAGGATAAGTTAATTCTTAAAGAAATAAAGAATAGATATGATAAAAAAGGTGAGAAAATTAGAAAATATATATTTATACTGCCACAGGGGGATCTTTTGGCAGGGAATCTCCATATTTGCAGGTCTATGTCTAAAAAAATATCTAGAATGTTTTCCAAGGCAAAAAATGAAATTACATTCGAGGCCATTGAGATAGAAGAGTCTATCAATATGCTGAGTGATATTTTTATAATATGGTTCTTTGTATAA
- a CDS encoding ZIP family metal transporter encodes MEHTFWIAFFWSSIAAAVTSTGIYSIRHFAEWGKKNTTYFICFAVGVLISATFLHIIPKSFSMNIQAPRYLLGGFFGLHIFNRFLTAFVCEKDPEKTGYNLGLITMLGIGLHSFIDGFIYSISFRVGIFTGFLATTGMVLHEFPEGIITYLILIRSGFSERASLSMSFLSAALTTPLGMLFSYPLISRIDDSKLGALLALSGGALIYVGATHLLPKAEEENKKFSIIVLGTGILVAIIIILSKA; translated from the coding sequence ATGGAACATACTTTTTGGATAGCATTTTTTTGGAGTTCTATTGCTGCTGCCGTCACATCTACAGGTATTTATTCTATACGTCATTTTGCAGAATGGGGAAAAAAGAATACCACATATTTCATATGTTTTGCAGTCGGAGTACTTATTTCTGCCACATTCCTTCACATTATTCCAAAATCTTTTTCTATGAATATCCAAGCTCCTAGATATCTTCTGGGAGGTTTTTTTGGACTGCATATTTTCAATCGTTTCTTAACTGCCTTTGTTTGTGAAAAAGACCCAGAAAAAACAGGATATAACTTGGGTCTTATAACTATGCTAGGCATTGGTTTACACTCTTTTATCGATGGTTTTATTTATTCAATCTCTTTTAGAGTAGGTATTTTTACTGGATTTTTAGCCACTACAGGTATGGTTTTGCACGAGTTTCCTGAAGGTATAATTACTTATCTGATATTAATTCGAAGTGGATTTAGTGAACGTGCTTCTTTGTCTATGTCATTTTTATCAGCCGCTTTGACTACTCCCCTAGGAATGCTTTTTTCCTATCCCCTCATCTCCAGAATAGATGATTCAAAACTTGGAGCTCTACTGGCACTTTCAGGAGGTGCCTTGATCTATGTGGGAGCAACTCACCTTTTACCCAAAGCAGAAGAAGAAAATAAAAAATTCAGTATAATCGTATTAGGCACAGGTATTTTGGTTGCTATAATTATTATTTTATCAAAAGCTTGA
- a CDS encoding desulfoferrodoxin, translating to MAKLLEVYKCDLCGNIVEVFHGGAGELVCCGEAMKYQEEKTADGSQEKHVPFVEKIDGGFKVRIGEGAEHPMTAEHYIEWIEIIADNKVYRQNLKPGEKPEAVFMIDAEKVVAREYCNIHGHWKN from the coding sequence ATGGCAAAATTATTGGAAGTTTACAAATGTGATCTGTGTGGAAATATTGTAGAGGTTTTTCACGGGGGAGCCGGAGAATTAGTTTGCTGTGGTGAGGCGATGAAATATCAGGAGGAAAAAACTGCAGACGGAAGTCAGGAAAAGCACGTTCCTTTTGTTGAAAAAATTGACGGCGGATTTAAAGTTCGTATAGGGGAAGGAGCAGAGCATCCGATGACTGCAGAACACTATATTGAATGGATAGAGATTATTGCTGACAATAAAGTTTACAGACAAAATTTAAAACCTGGAGAAAAACCAGAAGCTGTATTTATGATAGATGCAGAGAAAGTTGTTGCAAGAGAGTACTGCAATATTCACGGTCACTGGAAAAACTAA
- a CDS encoding MBL fold metallo-hydrolase, producing the protein MKDFVQVSNSVTWTGVIDQDMKKFHGEELSIPNGTSYNSYLVRDEKTVLIDTVIYKEGYEWVSQLKKEINLNEIDYIIMNHSEPDHSGGLLELMREIPETPIVCTEKGMEILKKYYGKNWNFQTVKTGDRLNIGSKELIFVEMKMLHWPDSMLTYLTEENILFSNDAFGQHYANYGLFNDMSDQDQLNYECMKYYACILTPFSGILKNKLEEVLALDLKIDMICPSHGVIWRDNPLQIVQKYLKWCNNYSESQITIVYDTMWESTRKMAESIAEGISDVRQDIRVKLYNSGKNSENDIATEMFRSEGFLLGSSTINNGILPSMASLMESVKGLKFRDKKVGAFGSYGWNGKSLDILNEGLDEMGLERVSDGVKTMWNLDDEDREKCVEFGREFAKNLFVELL; encoded by the coding sequence ATGAAGGATTTTGTTCAGGTAAGTAACAGCGTGACTTGGACTGGGGTAATAGATCAAGATATGAAGAAGTTTCATGGAGAAGAGCTGTCTATTCCTAATGGAACGAGTTATAACTCTTATCTTGTAAGAGATGAAAAAACAGTACTAATAGACACCGTTATTTATAAAGAGGGGTATGAGTGGGTTTCTCAATTAAAAAAAGAGATAAATCTTAATGAGATCGACTATATAATTATGAATCACAGTGAACCTGATCACAGCGGAGGTCTTTTAGAACTCATGAGGGAGATTCCTGAAACTCCCATAGTCTGTACAGAAAAAGGTATGGAAATTCTAAAAAAATATTATGGTAAAAATTGGAATTTCCAGACTGTAAAAACCGGAGACAGGCTTAATATAGGCTCTAAGGAACTTATTTTTGTGGAGATGAAAATGCTGCACTGGCCTGATAGTATGCTAACTTATCTTACAGAGGAAAATATACTTTTTAGTAATGATGCTTTTGGTCAACACTATGCAAATTACGGTCTTTTCAATGATATGTCAGACCAGGACCAGCTAAATTACGAATGTATGAAGTATTATGCCTGTATTCTCACTCCTTTTAGTGGTATACTAAAGAATAAGCTTGAAGAAGTGTTGGCACTGGACCTGAAGATTGACATGATCTGTCCTTCGCACGGAGTTATCTGGAGAGATAATCCCTTACAAATAGTTCAGAAATACTTAAAATGGTGTAACAACTATAGTGAATCCCAAATTACGATTGTATATGATACTATGTGGGAAAGTACCAGAAAAATGGCTGAATCTATTGCTGAGGGAATCAGTGATGTGAGACAAGATATAAGGGTTAAACTATATAATTCAGGTAAAAATTCAGAAAATGATATAGCCACTGAAATGTTTAGATCAGAAGGTTTTCTTTTGGGATCTTCTACTATAAATAACGGAATTCTTCCTTCTATGGCTTCACTGATGGAATCTGTCAAAGGTCTGAAATTTAGAGATAAAAAAGTAGGCGCATTCGGAAGTTATGGCTGGAATGGTAAGTCACTTGATATTTTAAATGAGGGATTAGACGAAATGGGACTCGAGAGGGTGTCAGATGGTGTAAAAACCATGTGGAATTTAGATGATGAAGATCGTGAGAAATGTGTAGAATTTGGTAGAGAGTTTGCAAAAAATCTCTTTGTGGAATTGCTTTAA
- a CDS encoding indolepyruvate ferredoxin oxidoreductase subunit alpha, translating to MAYRINQSECIACGACEPVCPVSCISEVVDGKREIDESACIDCGACAGVCPVECIAPAE from the coding sequence ATGGCTTATAGAATCAATCAGAGTGAATGTATAGCCTGTGGTGCATGTGAACCGGTTTGTCCAGTTAGCTGCATCTCAGAAGTGGTAGACGGTAAGAGAGAGATAGACGAATCGGCGTGCATTGATTGTGGAGCGTGTGCAGGAGTTTGTCCGGTAGAGTGTATTGCACCAGCAGAATAA
- a CDS encoding BCCT family transporter produces MYSKGPTYETQKLKGKSKLLHSRNFNKFGFDFHPQVSIISGILVILFLIFTLKNPDAANTVFSSLKNSITTKWNWFFILSANFFLLFPIYLLFSKLGEVRLGGPEAKPEFTNFAWYSMLISAGMGIGLMFWSIGEPLYHYNSVLPMFGEKATLASALGITFYHWGFHPWGIYALISLALAFFAYNRGLPLSLRSVFYPIFKDKVFGILGDIIDILAVISCLFGLATSLGFGAQQINAGLNYLFGIPQNTTVQVLLICIITGIATISVISGIGKGVRILSELNMRVATIFLLLVLFIGPTLFIVRLFNNSVGFYLNNIISISFWSEQGKENWQGSWTIFYWAWWISWSPFVGMFIARISKGRTVREFLSAILIIPALLSFVWMSVFGGAALFQDISGNGILFNAVKSNVATSLFEMIQNMDVSNTLKIIMSSTGIFLVISFFVTSSDSGSLVVDNLTSGGKLDSPVPQRVFWAVMEGVLAIALLIAGGTDALNALQTAVVISGLPFAALLLVMTYSLHVGLNTDLKKLKKYREDKLLNKIFNEKIRGNFEKNEQIKSRLNK; encoded by the coding sequence TTGTATTCAAAAGGACCTACGTATGAGACACAAAAATTAAAGGGGAAATCAAAACTGCTGCATTCTAGAAACTTTAATAAGTTTGGTTTTGATTTCCATCCTCAAGTTTCTATAATTTCTGGAATATTGGTAATATTATTTTTAATATTTACTTTAAAAAACCCTGATGCTGCAAACACTGTTTTCAGCAGTCTGAAAAATAGTATCACAACAAAGTGGAACTGGTTTTTCATATTAAGTGCAAACTTTTTCCTGTTATTTCCTATCTACCTTTTATTTAGTAAACTAGGAGAGGTAAGACTAGGTGGCCCAGAAGCAAAGCCTGAATTTACAAATTTTGCCTGGTATTCTATGCTTATCAGTGCCGGAATGGGTATCGGTCTTATGTTCTGGAGTATAGGGGAACCCCTATACCACTATAACAGTGTTTTACCTATGTTTGGAGAAAAAGCTACCTTAGCTTCTGCACTTGGAATAACATTTTATCACTGGGGTTTCCATCCTTGGGGAATATATGCCCTTATATCACTGGCACTTGCATTCTTTGCCTATAACAGAGGACTTCCATTGTCACTGAGATCGGTATTTTACCCTATTTTCAAAGACAAGGTTTTCGGTATCTTAGGAGACATAATTGATATATTAGCTGTAATATCGTGTTTATTTGGTCTGGCTACATCCCTAGGATTTGGTGCACAGCAGATAAATGCAGGACTTAATTACTTATTTGGTATCCCTCAAAATACAACAGTACAGGTATTATTAATCTGTATTATCACTGGAATAGCTACTATATCAGTAATATCTGGAATCGGAAAAGGTGTAAGAATTTTATCTGAACTCAATATGAGAGTAGCGACAATATTTTTATTACTCGTACTTTTCATAGGCCCGACTCTATTTATAGTAAGACTTTTTAATAACAGTGTAGGATTTTATTTAAATAATATTATAAGTATCAGTTTCTGGTCAGAGCAGGGAAAAGAGAACTGGCAAGGAAGCTGGACAATATTCTACTGGGCGTGGTGGATCTCATGGTCGCCTTTTGTGGGAATGTTCATAGCTAGGATTTCAAAAGGAAGAACCGTAAGAGAGTTTCTTTCTGCTATACTTATAATCCCTGCACTTCTTAGTTTCGTTTGGATGTCAGTTTTTGGAGGTGCGGCATTATTTCAGGATATATCAGGCAACGGTATTTTGTTCAATGCTGTAAAATCAAATGTGGCAACATCGCTATTTGAAATGATTCAAAATATGGATGTATCTAATACATTAAAAATAATAATGTCTTCAACTGGAATATTTTTAGTAATTTCTTTCTTTGTCACATCTTCTGACTCAGGTTCATTGGTTGTAGACAATCTTACCTCAGGTGGTAAACTCGATTCCCCTGTGCCACAAAGAGTCTTTTGGGCTGTCATGGAAGGAGTTTTAGCCATAGCTCTTCTTATAGCAGGCGGAACAGACGCCTTAAATGCACTTCAGACTGCAGTTGTAATTTCAGGTCTGCCTTTTGCAGCACTATTGCTAGTAATGACTTACAGTCTACATGTGGGTCTTAATACTGACCTGAAGAAACTAAAAAAGTACAGAGAAGATAAACTGCTAAATAAAATTTTCAACGAAAAAATCCGTGGGAATTTTGAAAAGAACGAACAAATAAAAAGTAGATTAAATAAATAA
- a CDS encoding ferritin-like domain-containing protein, with the protein MGTRGREIVDLDVNELLKLLNSAYADEWLAYYQYWIGAQVVKGPMREATVAELLQHATEEFTHAQWVSDRIIQLGGTPPISFEEILEKTHCGYDAPADPYVEEILKQNIKGEQCAISVYKNIMDITKDKDMVTYNMALKILEQEEEHEEDLQAIFEDIEIMRERFRG; encoded by the coding sequence ATGGGAACAAGAGGAAGAGAGATTGTAGATCTAGACGTAAATGAGCTTCTAAAATTATTGAACAGCGCTTATGCAGATGAATGGCTTGCATATTATCAGTATTGGATAGGAGCTCAAGTTGTAAAAGGACCTATGAGAGAAGCTACAGTTGCAGAATTATTGCAGCATGCAACTGAAGAATTTACTCATGCACAGTGGGTCAGTGACAGGATAATCCAATTGGGAGGAACTCCACCAATTTCATTTGAAGAAATACTAGAAAAAACTCACTGTGGCTATGACGCCCCAGCTGATCCCTATGTAGAAGAAATATTAAAACAAAATATAAAAGGTGAACAGTGTGCCATCAGTGTTTATAAGAATATAATGGACATTACCAAGGATAAAGATATGGTAACTTACAACATGGCACTTAAAATACTTGAACAAGAAGAAGAACACGAAGAAGATCTCCAGGCTATTTTTGAAGATATTGAAATTATGAGAGAAAGATTTCGAGGATAA
- a CDS encoding cupin domain-containing protein, which yields MNKNLKVENLGQMINYQDGSVVSKILIGKKNGTVTLFSFDEGQVLSEHTAPFDAMVEILDGKALITVSGIEYILEKGDMLIMPADEPHALRAEERFKMLLTMIKS from the coding sequence ATGAATAAAAATTTAAAAGTAGAAAATCTAGGTCAAATGATAAATTATCAAGATGGTTCAGTTGTAAGTAAAATTCTCATAGGTAAAAAAAATGGAACGGTAACACTTTTTTCATTCGATGAAGGACAGGTTCTCAGTGAGCATACAGCACCCTTTGATGCAATGGTGGAGATATTAGACGGTAAGGCTCTTATAACAGTTTCAGGGATAGAGTACATACTAGAGAAAGGCGATATGCTTATAATGCCTGCAGATGAGCCACACGCTCTAAGAGCAGAGGAAAGATTTAAGATGCTTCTTACAATGATCAAGTCATAA